TGCTGACGATGGACGGCATCCGCGTCGGTGAACGCCTCGGGAGGTACGCCTTCCAGGATGCGGTGGAAGCGAGTGACGGCTCGTGCATGATCGTCCTCGCGACCGACGCTCCGCTCTCGCCGCGCAATCTGGAGCGCCTGGCATCGAGGGCGGTGATGGGCCTGGCGCGCACCGGATCATTCATGTCCAACGGCTCGGGAGATTTCGTGATCGCCTTTTCCACCCGCAACCAGGTCCCCTACGAAGAGCCGTACACCACGCGCGATGACGAGCTCCTGTACAACGATTTCACCAGCCCCCTCTTCCTGGCCACCGTCGAGGCCGTCGAGGAGGCAGTGCTGAACTCGATCGTCAGAGCGACCGCCGTCACCGGGCGTGATGGCAACACCAGAGAGGCGATTCCGATCGAGCGGCTGGTGGAAATGATCGAGGCGAGGGAGGGAACGATGGGCCAGGAGGAGCATGACAAGAGAGTCGATTACGTGGAGATCTCGGTCACCGATCTCGAAGCCGCCAAGACGTTCTACGGCAAGGTCTTCGGTTGGAAGATGCAGGACTGGGGCCCGGATTACGCGAGCTTTGAAGACGGCCGCTTGACCGGGGGCCTCCGATTGACGGAGGAAGTCAGCCGCGGTGGGCCGCTGGTGATCATCTATGCGGTCGACCTTGAGGCCGTGGAGGCGAGCGTGCGTGCCAACGGTGGCTCGATAGCCCAGGAGATCTTCAGCTTCCCGGGTGGACGCCGATTTCATTTCACCGACCCCAGCGGCAACGAGCTCGCGGTGTGGTCGGATCGGGGTCTCTCCGAAGAGTAAAACGATCAGTCGTCTTCATCCGTATCCTGAGACGGAGGTAGCGATGACGATGACCGAGCACCAATTGAATCGATGGGTGA
This genomic stretch from Acidobacteriota bacterium harbors:
- a CDS encoding VOC family protein, producing the protein MGQEEHDKRVDYVEISVTDLEAAKTFYGKVFGWKMQDWGPDYASFEDGRLTGGLRLTEEVSRGGPLVIIYAVDLEAVEASVRANGGSIAQEIFSFPGGRRFHFTDPSGNELAVWSDRGLSEE